One part of the Nitrospiraceae bacterium genome encodes these proteins:
- a CDS encoding FKBP-type peptidyl-prolyl cis-trans isomerase: MHVLLSALMLWFCVGPPSAFAASEPTNDDQKTLYAVGLAISQSLSTFMFSEAELDFVKSGLTDGVLKRPPKVDLQVFGPKIQQLQQARSAVAAESEKKAGAAFLTKAAAESGAKKTESGAIIITVKEGKGANPKATDTVKVHYHGTLIDGTVFDSSVKRGEPATFGLNQVIKCWTEGVQQIKVGGKSKLVCPANLAYGDKGAPPLIKPGATLVFEVELLDIVKQ, from the coding sequence ATGCACGTTTTGCTCTCAGCGCTGATGCTCTGGTTCTGCGTTGGACCTCCCTCCGCCTTTGCGGCTTCTGAACCGACGAACGACGACCAAAAAACACTGTATGCTGTGGGACTGGCGATCAGCCAGTCTTTGAGCACCTTTATGTTCAGCGAGGCCGAACTGGATTTCGTCAAATCAGGCCTCACCGACGGAGTCCTGAAGCGGCCGCCGAAAGTGGACCTCCAGGTCTTCGGCCCCAAAATCCAACAGCTCCAACAGGCGCGCAGCGCGGTCGCGGCAGAAAGTGAGAAGAAAGCGGGCGCCGCGTTTCTCACAAAGGCCGCCGCGGAATCAGGTGCAAAGAAAACTGAATCCGGCGCCATCATCATCACGGTCAAGGAAGGCAAAGGGGCGAACCCGAAAGCCACGGACACGGTGAAAGTGCACTATCACGGTACCCTCATTGACGGCACCGTGTTCGACAGTTCGGTCAAGCGAGGCGAGCCGGCCACGTTCGGGTTAAATCAAGTCATCAAGTGCTGGACGGAGGGAGTGCAGCAGATCAAAGTCGGCGGCAAGAGCAAATTGGTGTGCCCGGCGAATTTGGCTTACGGCGATAAGGGTGCCCCGCCGCTTATCAAGCCAGGTGCGACGCTCGTGTTCGAAGTCGAGCTCCTCGATA